The following are encoded together in the Bactrocera neohumeralis isolate Rockhampton chromosome 6, APGP_CSIRO_Bneo_wtdbg2-racon-allhic-juicebox.fasta_v2, whole genome shotgun sequence genome:
- the LOC126762156 gene encoding peritrophin-48-like, translated as MLKKSLLILNLLFYLNDFGACVTTLTDPRELCSLFKSGTRIRNPGSCTEYIDCSNSTGVMYSCPSLQKFDRSAQSCVLEAKLSDVDDYCRNRCLNINGKWITDPSTCKGYFYCDNGQPLQGYCDNGYYFNEAKSMCDFENVNYCNIIPEICDLVPDGTNYRNSTDCSTYYQCKNGKSVSQKCTKYFDVETSACGTKLPEYPCVPTFDCKNRKGFYSDGVSCRGYFYCRDYGKENDLSPIFMQCPAGKLFDQTSSSCTDPTESDCSYNRCQGRGDMDVQTIDDNCRSYTVCKNGEEIEKKRCSGDKFFDEKSQACVYTLITYKCCDGK; from the exons atgttaaaaaagt CGTTACTTATACTTAATCTGCTCTTCTACCTAAATGACTTTGGCGCATGTGTAACCACATTAACCGATCCAAGGGAATTGTGTAGTCTTTTCAAg AGTGGCACGCGCATTCGAAATCCCGGCTCATGCACAGAATATATAGATTGTTCCAACTCTACGGGTGTTATGTACTCATGCCCATCTCTGCAAAAATTTGATCGCAGCGCACAAAGTTGTGTCTTAGAAGCCAAACTTTCTGATGTTGACGACTATTGCCGCAATCGGTGCTTAAATATTAATGGTAAATGGATAACCGACCCATCTACTTGTAAGGGATATTTCTACTGTGACAATGGTCAACCACTGCAGGGCTATTGTGATAATGGTTATTACTTCAATGAAGCCAAATCAATGTGCGATTTTGAAAATGTGAACTATTGTAATATTATACCAGAAATTTGTGACTTAGTACCGGACGGCACGAATTACCGTAATTCAACAGATTGCAGTACTTACTACCAATGTAAAAATGGCAAGAGTGTAAgccaaaaatgcacaaaatactTCGATGTCGAAACTAGTGCCTGTGGAACAAAGTTACCGGAATATCCTTGCGTGCCAACATTtgattgtaaaaatcgcaaaggTTTCTATTCCGATGGTGTGTCATGTCGTGGCTATTTTTACTGTCGTGATTATGGAAAGGAAAATGACTTGAGCCCCATCTTTATGCAATGTCCAGCTGGCAAATTATTCGACCAAACAAGCTCATCATGTACTGATCCTACCGAATCGGATTGCAGTTATAATCGATGCCAAGGTCGGGGTGACATGGATGTTCAAACTATTGACGACAATTGCAGAAGCTATACGGTTTGCAAAAATGGTGAGGAAATTGAAAAGAAGCGGTGCAGTGGcgataagttctttgatgaaaAGTCGCAGGCCTGTGTGTATACTTTAATTACCTACAAATGTTGCGATGGAAAATAG